Proteins found in one Rhipicephalus microplus isolate Deutch F79 unplaced genomic scaffold, USDA_Rmic scaffold_34, whole genome shotgun sequence genomic segment:
- the LOC142786862 gene encoding uncharacterized protein LOC142786862: protein MKETECQTDIGLSDVVAHLEQQRCSTPVTPVIPVTPATPVRSEPLLSYRDDPKDDTYEPLLNSSEALAGPSVQVFPWASRKVQSQGNFLYMRTPSWNSLRPTTFEGFLLRLQKSAMKLLEAAIWSWRGSREPLHYWTSMKWRWHSWSPIDIRR from the exons ATGAAAGAAACAG AATGCCAGACAGACATCGGCCTTTCGGATGTAGTGGCTCATCTTGAGCAGCAGCGCTGCTCCACACCTGTGACACCTGTGATACCAGTGACCCCTGCGACACCTGTGCGTTCTGAGCCATTGTTGTCATATCGGGATGACCCCAAGGATGATACATATGAACCTCTTTTGAACAGCTCAGAAGC TCTCGCAGGTCCCTCAGTTCAGGTGTTTCCTTGGGCCAGCAGGAAGGTCCAGTCTCAAGGAAATTTCTTGTATATGAGGACTCCCTCTTGGAACTCTTTGAGACCTACAACATTTGAGGGCTTTCTGTTGAGGCTTCAGAAAAG TGCAATGAAGTTGCTTGAAGCAGCCATATGGAGCTGGAGGGGCTCAAGAGAGCCCTTACATTATTGGACGTCCATGAAGTGGAGGTGGCACAGCTGGTCACCGATAGACATCCGCAGGTGA